The Prevotella melaninogenica ATCC 25845 genome includes a window with the following:
- a CDS encoding phospho-sugar mutase encodes MSNNQTLIAQCEEKARQWLSPAFDEETRSAVEAMINNDDKADLIESFYKDLEFGTGGLRGIMGAGSNRMNIYTVGMATQGFANYLKINFKDKEQISVVVCHDCRNNSRLFAETVANIFSANGIKVYLFDDLRPTPECSFAIRHLKAQAGVNITASHNPREYNGYKAYWDDGAQVLAPHDKGIIDEVNKVKVEDVKFEGNKALIQIIGEDVDKVYLEQVKTISIDPQVIKNQHDLKIVYTPLHGAGRVMIPRALASWGFDNVHCVKEQMVKDGNFPTVDRPNPEIAEALTLGLRDAKALDADILMASDPDADRVGMACKNSDGEWVLINGNQTCLIFLWYIITNRQAVGKMKPTDFIVKTIVTTEVIRKIAEKQHVEMRDCYTGFKWIAREIALSEGKQQYIGGGEESYGFLAEDFVRDKDAVSACALLAEICAYAKDHGKTLYDILMDIYMEYGYSHEYTINVERPGKSGADEIQQMMKNFRSNPPKELGGSVIDVYKDFQSLEITKADGSKEKMDMPDTSNVLQWFCTDGTKVSVRPSGTEPKIKFYLEIKDTMNSASDFPVCEQRAAVKIEAIKKSLGL; translated from the coding sequence ATGAGCAATAACCAAACACTCATCGCACAATGCGAAGAGAAAGCAAGACAGTGGCTGTCTCCTGCTTTTGATGAAGAAACTCGTTCTGCCGTTGAGGCTATGATTAACAATGACGATAAGGCTGACCTTATTGAGTCTTTTTATAAGGATTTAGAGTTTGGTACAGGTGGACTTCGTGGTATTATGGGCGCAGGCTCTAATCGTATGAATATTTATACCGTCGGTATGGCAACCCAAGGCTTTGCTAATTATCTGAAGATTAACTTCAAGGATAAGGAGCAGATTAGTGTAGTTGTTTGCCACGACTGCCGTAACAATTCTCGTCTCTTTGCTGAGACCGTTGCTAATATCTTCTCAGCTAATGGCATAAAGGTTTATCTTTTTGATGATCTTCGTCCTACTCCAGAGTGTTCTTTTGCTATTCGTCATTTGAAGGCACAGGCAGGTGTGAATATTACTGCAAGTCATAACCCACGTGAGTACAATGGTTATAAGGCTTATTGGGATGATGGTGCACAGGTACTTGCGCCACATGACAAGGGTATTATCGACGAAGTAAACAAGGTTAAGGTTGAGGATGTCAAGTTCGAGGGCAATAAGGCTTTGATTCAGATTATCGGCGAGGATGTTGATAAGGTTTATTTGGAGCAGGTAAAGACTATCAGCATTGACCCACAGGTAATTAAGAATCAGCATGATCTTAAGATTGTCTATACTCCTCTGCATGGTGCTGGTCGCGTAATGATTCCACGTGCATTGGCTTCTTGGGGCTTTGACAATGTTCATTGTGTGAAGGAGCAGATGGTTAAAGATGGTAACTTCCCAACTGTTGACCGTCCAAACCCAGAGATTGCAGAGGCTTTGACACTTGGCTTGCGTGATGCAAAGGCTCTCGATGCTGATATCTTGATGGCTTCTGACCCAGATGCTGACCGTGTAGGTATGGCTTGTAAGAATAGCGATGGCGAGTGGGTACTGATTAATGGTAACCAAACCTGTCTTATTTTCTTGTGGTATATTATTACAAATCGTCAGGCTGTGGGCAAGATGAAGCCAACAGACTTTATCGTAAAGACTATTGTTACAACAGAGGTTATCCGCAAGATTGCAGAAAAACAGCACGTAGAGATGCGTGATTGCTACACTGGTTTCAAGTGGATTGCACGCGAGATTGCACTCTCTGAGGGTAAGCAGCAGTATATCGGCGGTGGTGAGGAAAGCTATGGTTTCCTTGCAGAAGACTTCGTACGCGATAAGGATGCTGTAAGTGCTTGTGCTTTGTTGGCTGAGATTTGTGCATATGCAAAGGATCATGGTAAAACTTTGTATGACATTCTTATGGATATCTATATGGAGTATGGTTACAGCCATGAGTACACAATCAATGTTGAGCGTCCTGGTAAGAGCGGTGCTGACGAGATTCAGCAGATGATGAAGAACTTCCGTTCTAATCCTCCTAAGGAGCTTGGCGGTAGCGTAATCGATGTTTATAAGGACTTCCAGAGTCTTGAGATTACAAAGGCCGACGGTTCTAAGGAGAAGATGGATATGCCTGATACAAGCAATGTTCTCCAGTGGTTCTGCACAGATGGTACTAAGGTTAGTGTACGACCATCAGGTACTGAGCCAAAGATTAAGTTCTATCTTGAGATAAAGGATACAATGAATTCTGCTTCTGACTTCCCTGTTTGCGAGCAGCGTGCAGCTGTAAAGATTGAAGCTATCAAGAAGAGTTTGGGTTTGTAA
- a CDS encoding DUF4270 domain-containing protein yields the protein MRKKFIAACMLAACIGMVSCDDTTDTLGGSLIDNGDKLSIKADTFSVASETMVAGSVIARSSTGYLGRMVDPETNTTVTGNLMSQFHVLSNFELPAKDSIMSRDANNEIIADSCDIRLYYSTYYGDSLSQMKLTAYELSKPVEEGVTYYSNFDPEAKGYIRPAAQGGIAEKRSFTLADYTESDSIRNGRNYNRNIIVRLNKQYKDKSGVTYNNYGTYLLRKYQQNPAAFRNPYRFLHEICPGFYFKVDGGSGSMAHIQIAQLNIYFKNKQKGKVSEISTNFVSTEEVLQLTNFSNDNTKLQQLASESGHTYLKTPAGLFTKLTLPVSDIMAGHTNDSINSAKVVLYRENNSTTSDYQFGIPQNVVMVAADSLQSFFANNRLPDNKTSFLASYNKTTNSYVFNNISGIINLFSRNTSMPAWGKVVIVPVELQTVTQGSGSTQKTIITKVSHDMGLSSTKLLGNTSTGKNIQISIIYGKFNGR from the coding sequence ATGAGAAAGAAATTCATTGCAGCCTGTATGCTTGCAGCTTGTATCGGAATGGTATCATGTGATGATACTACAGATACCCTTGGAGGCTCACTTATCGACAATGGCGACAAACTTTCTATAAAGGCAGACACCTTCAGCGTAGCTTCTGAAACAATGGTTGCTGGCAGTGTTATAGCACGTTCATCAACTGGATATTTGGGCAGAATGGTTGACCCTGAAACAAATACAACTGTTACAGGTAACCTGATGTCTCAGTTCCATGTGCTTAGTAATTTTGAGTTGCCAGCAAAGGACTCTATCATGAGTCGCGATGCAAACAATGAGATTATAGCTGATTCATGTGATATAAGACTGTATTACAGCACCTACTACGGTGATTCTCTGAGCCAAATGAAGCTGACTGCATACGAACTTTCAAAGCCTGTTGAGGAAGGAGTAACCTACTACTCTAACTTCGATCCAGAAGCAAAAGGCTATATTCGTCCAGCTGCACAGGGTGGCATTGCGGAGAAACGTTCATTCACACTGGCAGACTATACAGAATCTGATAGCATCCGAAATGGAAGAAATTATAACCGTAACATCATCGTTCGCCTAAACAAACAGTATAAGGATAAGAGCGGTGTTACATATAACAACTACGGGACTTACCTGCTTCGCAAGTATCAGCAGAACCCTGCTGCATTCCGTAATCCTTATCGTTTCTTGCATGAAATATGTCCAGGATTCTACTTCAAGGTTGATGGTGGCTCTGGTTCTATGGCACATATACAGATTGCACAGTTGAATATTTACTTCAAGAATAAACAAAAGGGTAAAGTATCAGAGATATCAACCAACTTTGTAAGTACTGAAGAGGTCCTTCAGTTGACAAACTTCTCTAACGACAACACAAAGTTACAGCAGTTAGCAAGTGAGTCTGGTCATACTTATCTTAAGACTCCAGCAGGCTTGTTTACAAAGTTGACGCTCCCTGTATCTGACATTATGGCAGGACATACAAACGATTCTATCAACTCGGCTAAGGTTGTACTCTACCGAGAAAACAATAGTACAACATCTGATTATCAGTTTGGAATACCACAGAATGTCGTTATGGTAGCTGCCGATAGTCTACAGTCGTTCTTTGCGAACAACCGTCTACCTGATAACAAGACTTCGTTCTTGGCAAGTTACAACAAGACAACGAACAGCTATGTGTTCAACAATATCTCGGGAATTATCAACCTCTTCTCACGCAACACATCAATGCCTGCATGGGGTAAGGTTGTTATCGTACCAGTTGAATTACAGACTGTAACACAAGGTTCTGGTAGTACTCAGAAAACGATCATTACTAAGGTTTCTCACGACATGGGCCTCTCAAGCACAAAGTTATTGGGAAACACATCGACTGGAAAGAACATTCAGATTTCGATAATATACGGTAAGTTCAATGGCAGATAA
- a CDS encoding DUF4491 family protein — protein MDLNFEGILLAVCTFLIIGLCHPLVIKTEYYFGTKPWWLWLIAGIACCVAALFVQSIFWSALLGVLGASFLWGIGELISQEKRVLKGWFPMNPKRKEHYEKLSKDESICPCKHKK, from the coding sequence ATGGATTTAAATTTTGAAGGTATACTCCTCGCAGTATGTACGTTTTTAATCATTGGACTTTGCCATCCACTCGTTATAAAAACAGAGTATTATTTCGGTACAAAACCTTGGTGGCTATGGCTCATTGCGGGCATTGCTTGCTGTGTAGCAGCCTTGTTTGTACAAAGTATCTTCTGGTCTGCTCTACTCGGTGTCCTTGGAGCTTCATTCCTTTGGGGAATTGGTGAGCTCATCTCACAGGAGAAGCGTGTCTTAAAAGGATGGTTCCCTATGAATCCTAAACGTAAGGAACACTACGAAAAACTTAGCAAAGACGAGTCTATATGCCCTTGTAAGCATAAGAAATAA
- a CDS encoding glycogen/starch synthase, translated as MGKKVLFVNQEIMPYVPETEMSFYGSEMPHIMQEAGFEIRTFMPRWGNINERRGQLHEVIRLSGMNLIIDDTDHPLIIKVASIPQTRIQVYFIDNEDYFQKRPAMTKDELGNDYPDNGERAIFFARGVLETVKKLRWAPDVIHCQGWMSSVIPFYVKTAYKDEPQFANSKVVTSLFAEQPQDSLGTNFKHCLEFREAKAKYLKNYGDDFDFMELGKLAIDYSDGVIGTSDKAHADLINYAKTHDKQLLEHAIDDAELKEKYSEFYNKLF; from the coding sequence ATGGGAAAAAAAGTATTATTTGTTAATCAAGAAATCATGCCATATGTGCCTGAGACAGAGATGTCTTTCTATGGCTCAGAAATGCCACACATCATGCAAGAAGCTGGATTTGAGATCCGTACATTCATGCCAAGATGGGGAAATATAAACGAACGTAGAGGGCAGTTACACGAGGTTATTCGCCTTTCAGGTATGAACTTGATTATAGACGATACAGACCATCCATTGATTATCAAGGTGGCAAGTATTCCGCAGACACGCATACAGGTTTATTTCATTGATAATGAAGATTATTTCCAAAAGCGTCCTGCAATGACAAAGGACGAATTGGGTAACGACTATCCTGACAACGGCGAGCGTGCTATCTTCTTTGCAAGAGGCGTATTGGAGACAGTAAAGAAACTAAGATGGGCTCCTGATGTGATTCATTGCCAGGGTTGGATGTCTTCTGTTATCCCATTCTATGTAAAGACTGCTTACAAAGATGAGCCACAGTTTGCCAATTCAAAAGTTGTGACTTCACTCTTTGCAGAACAGCCACAAGACAGCTTGGGTACTAACTTTAAGCATTGTCTTGAGTTCCGTGAGGCAAAGGCTAAGTATTTGAAGAACTATGGTGATGACTTCGATTTCATGGAGTTAGGTAAACTGGCTATCGACTATTCTGATGGTGTCATTGGTACCAGTGACAAAGCTCACGCTGATCTTATCAACTATGCTAAGACTCACGATAAGCAGCTTTTGGAACATGCAATCGATGATGCTGAACTAAAGGAGAAGTATTCAGAATTTTATAATAAATTATTCTGA
- the panC gene encoding pantoate--beta-alanine ligase: MKVIQKIVELQNELFSCRKENKTIGLVPTMGALHDGHASLVKQSVKENDITVVSVFLNPTQFNDKGDLERYPRTLEADCKLIEACGADYVFAPSVEEVYPKPDNRQYEFSPQSTVMEGAKRPGHFNGVCQVVSRLFYIVHPNRAYFGEKDWQQIAVIKRLVDFIGMKDEITIVECPIIRDADGLAMSSRNMLLTADERAVAPKIYEVLSQSVAFSKTHTVAETREKVIADINAVDGLEVEYFEIVDGNTLLEVNTWEVYVVGCITVYCGHTPIRLIDHIKYRG; the protein is encoded by the coding sequence ATGAAAGTTATCCAAAAGATTGTTGAACTTCAGAACGAACTTTTCTCTTGTCGCAAGGAAAACAAAACTATTGGATTAGTTCCTACGATGGGTGCGTTGCATGATGGTCATGCGTCACTTGTGAAACAAAGCGTCAAGGAGAATGATATAACAGTTGTTTCTGTTTTTCTTAATCCTACCCAGTTTAATGATAAGGGAGATTTAGAACGTTATCCTCGTACATTAGAGGCTGATTGTAAGCTTATTGAAGCTTGTGGAGCAGATTATGTTTTTGCCCCATCTGTTGAAGAAGTCTACCCTAAACCAGATAATCGTCAATACGAGTTTTCACCACAATCAACAGTGATGGAGGGTGCAAAGCGCCCTGGTCATTTCAATGGTGTTTGCCAAGTTGTCAGCAGATTATTTTATATTGTTCATCCGAATAGAGCCTATTTCGGTGAGAAAGATTGGCAGCAGATAGCTGTTATCAAACGTCTTGTTGACTTCATTGGCATGAAGGATGAAATAACGATAGTAGAGTGTCCAATTATACGTGATGCAGACGGTCTGGCTATGAGTTCACGCAACATGTTATTGACAGCCGATGAGCGTGCTGTAGCACCGAAAATATATGAGGTGTTAAGTCAAAGTGTAGCGTTCTCTAAGACCCATACAGTTGCAGAAACACGTGAGAAAGTCATTGCCGATATCAATGCAGTAGATGGACTTGAGGTAGAATATTTTGAGATTGTAGATGGCAACACGCTTCTTGAAGTAAATACATGGGAAGTGTATGTTGTAGGTTGTATTACTGTTTATTGTGGCCATACGCCTATCCGACTTATTGACCACATAAAATACAGAGGATAA
- a CDS encoding ATP-dependent Clp protease ATP-binding subunit: MMNQFSPKVSEILSFSREEAERLTSASVAPEHIMLAILREKSGPVWELFNQWKVDIDNIKKEIERRLQEETIDPTSYVPDMLLNEQANNILKLAVLEARIQHAQTVDILHLFLAILHDSSNNGAKKVMEENGFNYNNAISMLQQRANQPKNGIGMADEEEMDDDMMSSSSSEGSNNAKTTQAPRTKSKTPVLDSFGTDLTQAAAEGKLDPVVGREKEIMRVSEILGRRKKNNPILIGEPGVGKSAIVEGLAQLIVKHLTSPILFNKRVITLDLTAVVAGTKYRGQFEERIRALIKEIEQNPDIIVFIDEIHTLIGAGSSPGSMDAANILKPALARGTIQCIGATTLDEYRKSIEKDGALERRFQKVQVEPTTVEETLQILENIKERYEAHHHVSYTEDALKACVKYADRYITDRFFPDKAIDIIDEAGSRIHLQHVKVPQAILDIQKDIEITREKKQAAVKNQNFELAASFRDKQTELEKTLKEEQEKWQKGDTEDKVEINEEAIADVVSMMTGVPVQRMQEAEGIRLKNMDAELKQVVIAQDAAIDKMVKAIQRNRVGLKDPNHPIGAFMFLGPTGVGKTYLAKRLAEMMFGSANALIRIDMSEYTESFNTSRLVGAPPGYVGYDEGGQLTEKVRRHPYSIVLLDEIEKAHGNVFNMLLQVLDEGRLTDGNGRLIDFRNTVIIMTSNAGTRQLKEFGQGVGFKAANLNGLSQSEGDKERARAIIQKSLSKQFAPEFLNRLDEIITFDQLDLEAIKKIINIELKGLFKRVHELGYEMEITDEAKEFVASKGYDVQFGARPLKRAIQNHIEDGLSELILSGEIKAGDTIKVSKEKDSEKLKFDIVSAE, translated from the coding sequence ATGATGAATCAATTCTCCCCAAAGGTCTCTGAAATACTTTCATTCAGCCGAGAGGAAGCAGAACGACTGACAAGTGCATCGGTTGCTCCTGAGCATATCATGCTCGCCATTCTGAGAGAGAAGTCAGGACCAGTATGGGAACTATTCAACCAATGGAAGGTTGATATAGATAATATAAAGAAAGAAATAGAAAGAAGACTTCAGGAGGAAACAATTGACCCAACTTCTTATGTGCCTGATATGCTTTTGAACGAGCAGGCAAATAACATATTGAAATTAGCTGTACTTGAGGCACGTATACAACATGCACAGACAGTAGATATTCTTCATCTCTTCCTTGCAATATTACATGATTCTTCTAATAATGGTGCAAAGAAGGTAATGGAAGAAAATGGGTTTAATTATAACAACGCAATATCGATGTTACAACAACGCGCAAACCAACCAAAGAATGGTATAGGAATGGCTGACGAGGAAGAAATGGATGATGATATGATGTCATCTTCATCGTCTGAAGGCAGCAATAATGCCAAGACAACACAGGCTCCACGTACAAAATCAAAGACACCTGTACTCGATAGTTTCGGTACCGATCTTACTCAAGCAGCTGCCGAGGGTAAACTCGACCCTGTTGTAGGTAGAGAGAAAGAGATTATGCGTGTCAGTGAGATTCTTGGCAGAAGAAAGAAGAATAATCCTATTCTCATTGGTGAACCAGGTGTAGGTAAGAGTGCTATTGTCGAGGGTTTAGCACAACTTATTGTGAAGCATCTCACCTCTCCAATTCTCTTTAACAAACGCGTCATCACGCTTGACCTGACAGCTGTCGTGGCTGGAACAAAGTATCGTGGTCAATTTGAGGAGCGTATCCGTGCATTGATTAAGGAAATCGAACAGAATCCAGACATTATCGTCTTTATTGATGAGATTCACACACTCATCGGAGCAGGTTCTTCACCAGGTTCAATGGATGCTGCTAATATCCTCAAACCAGCCTTGGCAAGAGGCACTATACAGTGTATCGGTGCAACAACACTTGACGAGTATCGTAAGTCTATCGAGAAAGATGGTGCCTTAGAACGTCGTTTCCAAAAGGTACAGGTTGAGCCAACAACAGTTGAAGAGACATTACAGATTCTTGAGAATATCAAAGAGCGTTATGAAGCACATCATCATGTAAGTTATACAGAAGATGCGCTGAAGGCTTGTGTGAAGTATGCTGACAGATATATCACTGATCGTTTCTTCCCAGATAAGGCAATAGACATTATTGACGAAGCAGGTTCACGTATCCACCTGCAACATGTAAAGGTGCCACAGGCTATTCTCGATATTCAGAAAGACATTGAAATAACGCGAGAGAAGAAGCAAGCTGCTGTAAAGAATCAGAACTTTGAGTTGGCTGCAAGTTTCCGTGATAAGCAGACTGAATTAGAAAAGACACTCAAAGAGGAGCAGGAGAAATGGCAGAAAGGTGATACCGAAGATAAGGTTGAAATCAATGAAGAAGCCATTGCTGATGTTGTCTCTATGATGACAGGCGTACCGGTACAGCGCATGCAGGAGGCAGAAGGCATCCGATTGAAGAATATGGATGCTGAACTCAAGCAGGTTGTTATCGCACAAGATGCAGCCATCGACAAGATGGTAAAGGCTATTCAGCGTAACCGTGTAGGTTTGAAGGATCCTAATCACCCTATTGGTGCATTTATGTTCTTAGGTCCTACGGGTGTGGGTAAGACTTATCTTGCCAAGAGACTTGCTGAGATGATGTTTGGTTCTGCCAATGCTTTGATACGCATTGATATGAGCGAATATACAGAAAGCTTCAACACCTCACGCCTTGTTGGTGCGCCTCCAGGATACGTTGGCTATGATGAAGGCGGACAGTTGACAGAGAAAGTACGCCGTCATCCCTACTCTATTGTCTTACTTGATGAGATAGAGAAGGCACATGGCAACGTATTCAATATGCTTTTGCAGGTACTTGACGAAGGTCGATTGACAGATGGTAACGGCCGATTGATAGACTTCCGCAATACGGTGATTATTATGACATCAAATGCGGGTACACGTCAGCTGAAGGAATTCGGGCAAGGTGTCGGCTTTAAGGCAGCAAACTTGAATGGTCTTTCACAGAGTGAGGGTGACAAGGAGCGTGCTCGTGCTATCATTCAGAAGAGTCTTAGCAAGCAGTTCGCACCAGAGTTTCTCAACCGTTTGGACGAGATTATCACCTTCGACCAACTCGACCTCGAGGCTATCAAGAAGATTATCAACATTGAACTCAAGGGTTTGTTCAAACGTGTGCATGAATTAGGCTACGAAATGGAGATAACAGATGAAGCTAAGGAGTTTGTTGCAAGCAAGGGATATGACGTACAATTTGGTGCGCGTCCATTGAAGCGTGCTATCCAAAATCATATCGAGGATGGACTGAGTGAACTGATTCTCTCTGGCGAAATCAAGGCTGGTGACACTATCAAAGTATCTAAAGAGAAAGATAGTGAGAAACTAAAGTTTGATATTGTATCAGCTGAATAA
- a CDS encoding DUF6850 family outer membrane beta-barrel protein, with amino-acid sequence MNTSHIVLGLSKFAQSSLQRGWGRLYLLLFTLPTMAQTPSDSLMVEAEYRFASLTQLWHNTNNASGLSLDDSSNRGFASVGFSHRGGDYHRVQEGGAMNNLQFFTERYQKIGKYLYSYGKVDFNLGRTKDRAFADQYRPYNANPYQSGSAIAGSYDHQNLDMTAAVGTTDFSGWRFGLQLNYQLGDLSRLRDPRSRSQLLDYRLTPAVSYTMGNHTLGLSGYYDRRKEKMGPLVTVQSDATLTYYLLSGMENATGTIGGYSSFNREWVNHQLGTEFDYGYRSARFQTLNSFGISRGEEYAYGTYKYEPGRYFTYRYNAQSQNRLYTGTILHQADFRLDWLQGYADEYRQQLIIKNDPQIGTTSYTYEKQLEFRKRYQVRTFDFAFRYRANFINTTSIARSRYLTSSIKGYTGFLIDTHKASNRHLLPLSSSDYSRVNFQLENGISLFKQRLMADVTLGYSLSTRADLELADNTSILAERVLLKDLPYYDANLLHGSLQVMYQFPLTIKKSRSMWFVKAFGDFTSANTAGHPNLYNIGFSVGLFN; translated from the coding sequence ATGAATACTTCACATATAGTTTTAGGCTTATCCAAGTTTGCACAATCCTCACTGCAAAGAGGCTGGGGAAGGCTTTACTTATTGCTATTCACACTCCCTACAATGGCACAGACGCCTTCTGACTCTCTTATGGTTGAGGCTGAATATCGCTTTGCAAGTCTTACACAACTCTGGCATAACACAAACAACGCTTCAGGACTATCTCTTGATGATTCCTCAAACAGAGGATTTGCATCCGTAGGATTCAGTCATCGTGGTGGTGACTATCATCGTGTGCAGGAAGGAGGAGCAATGAATAATCTTCAGTTCTTTACGGAACGTTATCAGAAAATAGGTAAATACCTGTACAGCTATGGTAAGGTAGATTTTAATCTTGGTCGTACAAAGGATCGCGCTTTTGCTGACCAGTATCGCCCTTACAATGCTAATCCCTATCAATCAGGTAGTGCTATCGCTGGAAGTTATGATCATCAGAACCTCGATATGACGGCAGCAGTGGGTACGACAGACTTCTCTGGTTGGCGTTTTGGTCTACAACTAAACTATCAGTTAGGTGACCTTTCCCGACTTCGTGACCCTCGTTCTCGTTCGCAACTGCTTGATTATCGACTGACACCAGCTGTTTCTTACACGATGGGAAACCATACACTCGGCTTGTCGGGTTACTATGATCGTCGTAAAGAGAAGATGGGTCCGTTGGTAACAGTGCAGAGTGATGCTACGTTGACCTATTACCTTCTCTCTGGTATGGAGAATGCAACTGGTACAATCGGTGGATATTCAAGTTTTAATCGTGAATGGGTGAATCACCAATTAGGGACAGAATTTGATTATGGATATCGTTCAGCACGCTTTCAGACATTGAATAGTTTTGGTATAAGTCGTGGTGAAGAGTATGCTTATGGTACTTATAAATATGAGCCGGGCAGATACTTTACTTATCGATACAACGCTCAATCACAAAATCGTTTGTACACGGGTACAATCTTACATCAAGCCGATTTCCGTCTGGATTGGCTGCAAGGCTATGCTGATGAGTATCGTCAGCAGTTGATCATCAAGAATGATCCACAGATAGGAACGACTTCTTACACCTATGAGAAGCAGTTAGAATTCCGCAAACGCTATCAGGTTCGTACGTTCGACTTCGCTTTCCGCTATCGTGCTAACTTCATTAACACTACTTCAATAGCAAGGAGTCGATACTTGACATCTTCTATTAAAGGTTATACAGGCTTTTTAATTGATACACATAAGGCAAGCAATCGTCATCTTTTGCCGCTATCATCGTCTGATTACAGCCGTGTGAACTTTCAATTAGAGAATGGTATCTCGCTGTTTAAGCAACGTCTTATGGCAGATGTAACTCTCGGTTATAGTCTTTCTACACGTGCTGACCTTGAATTGGCAGATAATACTTCCATCCTCGCAGAGCGTGTCTTACTGAAAGACTTACCTTATTATGATGCTAATCTCCTTCATGGAAGTCTACAGGTGATGTATCAGTTCCCACTGACTATAAAGAAATCGCGTTCTATGTGGTTTGTGAAAGCCTTTGGAGACTTTACTTCTGCCAATACTGCAGGACATCCAAACCTGTATAACATTGGTTTTAGTGTAGGTTTGTTTAACTGA
- the panD gene encoding aspartate 1-decarboxylase, translating into MQIEVLKSKLHCATVTEANLHYMGSITIDEDLLDAANMIAGEKVQIVNNNNGERFETYIIKGERGSGCICLNGAAARKVVVGDEVIIISYALMDFEEAKTFKPSIVFPKEGNKL; encoded by the coding sequence ATGCAGATAGAAGTATTAAAAAGTAAGTTGCACTGTGCTACTGTCACAGAGGCAAATCTTCATTATATGGGTAGTATTACTATTGATGAAGACTTGTTGGATGCTGCTAATATGATAGCAGGTGAGAAGGTTCAAATTGTGAATAACAACAATGGTGAACGCTTTGAAACCTATATTATTAAGGGAGAAAGAGGCTCTGGCTGTATCTGCCTTAATGGTGCAGCAGCTCGCAAGGTTGTAGTAGGGGATGAGGTAATTATTATCTCTTATGCATTGATGGATTTTGAAGAAGCAAAAACCTTCAAACCTTCAATTGTTTTTCCTAAGGAAGGCAACAAGTTATAA